The DNA segment CTGAACAGCTACTTTCTGTTGGTGCTGAACAAGGACCCCAGCTTGACAGTGATCGACCCCACCGTGTCGGTGGGCGGGGTCACCAGCACCTTGGCGCGTATCGACCTGCCAGGCCGGCCGATGGATTGGGCGGCCACGGGCGATGACAAGCAGGTGTTCGTGTCCATGCCCGAGCGTGGCCAGGTGGCGGTGATCGACACCGAAACCTTCCGCCGCGTGGCGACCCTGGAGGCCGGCGCCCAGCCGTTGCGGGTTGCCCTGCAGCCCGACCAGCGGCTGCTCTGGGTAGGCAACAACAGTGATGATCCGGCCAAGGGCGGGGTAACCGTGATCGATGTGCACAGCCGTAGCATGCTCAAGTCGTTCGCCACCGGCTCCGGGCATCATGAGATCGCCTTCAGCAGTGATTCGCGCTATGCCTTCGTCACCAATCGCGATGGCGGCACGCTGAGCATCATCGATGCTGCCGAGATGCGCCTGGTGAAAACCCTCGACGTTGGCCCGCACCCGTTGTCGGTGGCCTATTCGCCGCTGTCCCAGGCGGTCTATGTGGCCGATGGCGAGGAGGGGACGGTGCGCGTCATCGACGCACGCAGTCATCAGCTGCGCCACACGGTCAAGGCAGAGCAGGGGCTGGGGCCGATGCGCTTTAGCAACGATGGCCGCTACGGCATCGTGCTCAACACCCTGGAAAGCCAGGCCTTGGTGATCGATGCCAGTACCGACACGCTGATCCACCGCATTGCGGTGGCGGCCGAACCGTACCAGCTGACCTTTACCAAGGGGTATGCCTACGTGCGTGGGCTGTCATCGCCGAAGGTCAGCATGATCAACCTGGGTAGCCTGGGCGAGGGCCGCCAGCCCATCGTCCAAGGCTTCGAGGCCGGCCCCGCCGCGCCGCGCCAGGCCGGTGACTTGCCCTTGGCCCAAGGCCTGTCGGTGGCCCGCGACAACAACTCGGTGTTCGTGGTCAACCCGGTGGACAACACCACCTACTTCTACGCCGAGGGGATGAACGCGCCGATGTCCGGCTACAACAACCGCGGTCATCAGGCGCGGGCGGCGATCGTCATCGACCGCAGCCTGCGCGAGCTGGCCCCAGGTGTGTATGGCTCGACCGTGAAGATGCCGGCGGCGGGCAAGTTCGACGTGGCCTTTCTGCTCAACCAGCCGCAAATCATCCACTGCTTCAGCACCGATATCGCCGTGGCGCCTGAGGCGGCCAAGCGCAAGGGCGCTCACGCCGTGTTCATCGGCAATGATCAGCCGGCCTTGCAAAACAGCCCCTTCGTTGCCCGCGTGCGTATCCTCGGTGACGACGGCCAGCCACGCCTGGGCCTGCGCGATTTGAGCCTGCGCTACTTCCTGGCGCCGTCGTCGCTGCCGCGCAGCTTGCCCCTGACCGAGGTGGGTGAGGGGGTCTACCAAGCCTCGCTGGAGTTGGCCGAAGCCGGTGCCTGGTACCTGCACGTGCAGTCGCCATCACTGGGCCGCACGTTTGCCGAAGAGAACTACACCAGCCTGCGTGTCCTGCCGGCCGCAGCGTCTACCGCTTCCCAAGGGGAACCCAGGAGTGTGCGATGAACTGCCCAAGCAAACTGCTCGCCCTGAGCCTGCTGCTCGCCAGTAACCTGACCTGGGCGCATGCCGGTCATGATCACAGTGGGCATGCCCCGCAACCGCCAGCGGCGCACCAGGAAAAGGCCAGCGTCAGCTTTGCCGATGTCGCCCTGCAGGACCAGGACGGCATGCCGGTACGCCTGGAAAAGGACCTGGTTGGCGATCACCTGGTGGTCATGGGCTTTATCTACACCAGCTGCACCACGGTGTGCCCGGTGGTGTCGTCGATCATGTCCAAGGTCCAGGCGCAGATGGGCGGGCGGGTTGGTGAGGAGATCCAGCTGGTGTCGATCAGCGTCGACCCGCAGCGCGACGATGCCAAGCGCCTGGCCAGCTACGCCAAGGCGTTTCAGCAGGGGCCGGGCTGGAGTTGGCTGACCGGCTCACCCTATGCCATCACGCAAACCTTGAAGGGCCTGGGCAGCTTCAGCGCCGACCTGACCCAGCACCCACCGATGATCATCGTCGGTGATGGTCGCA comes from the Pseudomonas urmiensis genome and includes:
- a CDS encoding cytochrome D1 domain-containing protein; translated protein: MNKKTRPAYLGVLLGVALIGMGVAYEKLWCDPRELLQEAADPQALHRLSRDGVTVEFEAKAMDGGQLREGSFANVRFKVSDQSSGQPLSGMSPGAWLDPAQSAPAGDRDSSCKARVALFLKSSIGARPLLDLNSYFLLVLNKDPSLTVIDPTVSVGGVTSTLARIDLPGRPMDWAATGDDKQVFVSMPERGQVAVIDTETFRRVATLEAGAQPLRVALQPDQRLLWVGNNSDDPAKGGVTVIDVHSRSMLKSFATGSGHHEIAFSSDSRYAFVTNRDGGTLSIIDAAEMRLVKTLDVGPHPLSVAYSPLSQAVYVADGEEGTVRVIDARSHQLRHTVKAEQGLGPMRFSNDGRYGIVLNTLESQALVIDASTDTLIHRIAVAAEPYQLTFTKGYAYVRGLSSPKVSMINLGSLGEGRQPIVQGFEAGPAAPRQAGDLPLAQGLSVARDNNSVFVVNPVDNTTYFYAEGMNAPMSGYNNRGHQARAAIVIDRSLRELAPGVYGSTVKMPAAGKFDVAFLLNQPQIIHCFSTDIAVAPEAAKRKGAHAVFIGNDQPALQNSPFVARVRILGDDGQPRLGLRDLSLRYFLAPSSLPRSLPLTEVGEGVYQASLELAEAGAWYLHVQSPSLGRTFAEENYTSLRVLPAAASTASQGEPRSVR
- a CDS encoding SCO family protein, giving the protein MNCPSKLLALSLLLASNLTWAHAGHDHSGHAPQPPAAHQEKASVSFADVALQDQDGMPVRLEKDLVGDHLVVMGFIYTSCTTVCPVVSSIMSKVQAQMGGRVGEEIQLVSISVDPQRDDAKRLASYAKAFQQGPGWSWLTGSPYAITQTLKGLGSFSADLTQHPPMIIVGDGRSGHWTRYYGFTDPAVLVAELNRLSARRVHAKSTAIAATPDPAAQEAQP